The following proteins come from a genomic window of Larimichthys crocea isolate SSNF chromosome III, L_crocea_2.0, whole genome shotgun sequence:
- the LOC113744877 gene encoding uncharacterized protein LOC113744877 has translation MSLPSLFLTLSVCLSMFSSSHPNSAKKSGCFRVNHCKCIMKDGSGVINLRSMEDADGFLGHLKPVSVDNTSASAEILLSFSPCQPFSQPEELTETDCINVAACLVIRHHRLNRYINHYISYGRHEKNEFHYNDTLKMLSVSYLSHDEQPLTVVHYHCNPNQSASFIRDQSLSAKEPLQIWVESPCACPNACAMGDLGLGTIFLIILSLSAAAYFILGSCALRPFRSSSGVQISPEHSVWCMICYLCTERRPERRHYADVTHCER, from the exons ATGAGTCTTCCAAGCCTCTTCCTCACACTCTCAGTTTGTTTAAGCATGTTTTCCTCATCTCATCCAAACTCTGCTAAGAAGTCAGGTTGTTTCAGAGTCAACCACTGCAAATGCATCATGAAGGATGGGAGTGGTGTGATAAACCTGAGATCTATGGAAGATGCAGACGGTTTCCTGGGGCATTTGAAGCCTGTGTCAGTAGACAACACGTCGGCCAGTGCGGAGATCCTCCTGTCCTTCAGCCCCTGCCAGCCCTTCTCTCAGCCAGAGGAACTGACAGAAACTGACTGTATCAACGTTGCTGCATGCCTCGTTATCAG GCATCACAGGCTCAACAGATACATTAATCACTATATCAGCTACGGGAGACATGAAAAGAATGAATTCCACTACAACGACACGCTGAAGATGCTGTCTGTCTCGTACCTTT CTCACGACGAGCAGCCGCTCACAGTAGTGCATTACCACTGTAATCCAAATCAGTCCGCTTCCTTCATCCGGGACCAGAGCCTCAGCGCCAAGGAGCCCCTGCAGATCTGGGTGGAGAGCCCCTGTGCTTGTCCAAATGCCTGTGCCATGGGAGACCTGGGTTTAGGCACAATATTCCTCATCATCCTTTCCCTCAGTGCTGCCGCCTACTTCATCCTCG GCTCATGTGCTCTGAGGCCTTTTCGGAGCAGCAGCGGAGTCCAAATCTCTCCGGAGCACAGCGTGTGGTGTATGATCTGCTACCTCTGCACTGAGAGAAGGCCAGAGAGAAGACACTATGCAGACGTGACACACTGTGAACGATAG